From the genome of Ascaphus truei isolate aAscTru1 chromosome 15, aAscTru1.hap1, whole genome shotgun sequence:
GACCTTTCACTTAGAATACTGCACATGTAACAATAACTGAATATACAATcagataatatatagatatgaaggaaagtccagactattatactgtatactttaacattctgcctttgataacagattcattcattacaatataattattgctaaattggatttcttacagtGATTTAGCGTAACACTGATACACGTGTGCACTTATATGTGAGCGTCTAAGTCGCTGGTTATCCATAAacatgcctggctttagagatAGGTCCCTCCCCTGTGTGTTTCTTCTTGTGTCTCCTCAGGATGGatgactgactaaatcccttcccacattccccacatacatgcggtctctcccctgtgtgtcctcTGGTGTATGTTCAGCTTGgacaagtcactaaatcccttcccacattccccacatacatacggtctctcccctgtgtgtgtcctatggtgtgtgttcaggctggataactgactaaatcccttcccacattccctacatacatgcggtctctccccagtGTGTGTCCTCTTTTGTGTGTACagactggataagtcactaaatcccttcccacattccccacatacatgcggtctctccccgtgtgtcctcttgtgtgtgttcagttgggataacagactaaatcccttcccacattcctcacatacatgccgtctctctcctgtgtgtgtcttctTGTGCGTGTTCAGGTTGGATGGCGCagtaaatcccttcccacattccccacatacatgcggtctctcccctgtgtgtgtcctcttgtgtatgttcatcttggataagtcactaaatcccttcccacattcctcaCATACATTCCTCTCCCCGGTCTGTGTTCTGTTCTGTGCATTCTGGTCGgataaccaagtcagactcttctcactttctccaagatcttttcctgtggcatctgctaatatatatcttttggaatgagaagcagttacattgtttattaattgccttgactggttgaaagatgcattttctgtcatatttattggaatgttgcaagattgttctgtcctcatcttttccatattcTCATTTGGGTGTTTTAACgtcagatgtttgaggaggtaatcctggctgctaaaagcaaccttgcagtgttggcatgggtggattattggagcttgtctttgtactagacgagacaaaaaagtcactgttacacaaactgtcttacaaaaggtcaagaaggagaggtaagttggcatATCCCAAAAGTTCAGGaagtaaactgtagatgtacattgtaaaaatgaagggtttagcacaaaatgtgcagcattagggccgggagagtaaATGTAGTGGATTatacatttaaagtggatcataatatatatattttttttaacttgtagtttttattatttttgaaaaCACAGCATTGATACATCTTATAACCAGTACTGCGTCATGCGATATCAATATCTCATGTGCATCTTAGCTGTACATAAACATTAATCGGAGTTTAACAGGGTGACataaacatgaaaataagcaatacataatacataatacataataaaaaacattggacggaggtgggggggtgacgggggggtgacggggcggtgggggggtgacagtggggggtggggggggggccacGACCTCGTTCAACACCCATGGACCCTGCGTTCGTCGGCTATTGATGGTGGTGATCTATAGTAGTGTATTGCTTGTGTAGATAGGTAATATCTGATGTTCCTCTAGGATCTAGTTAACTACCGCATcataggagaacgcatttacATATTATTAAAGCAGTATTGTGGATCtctccacccctgggatgtctgtgtgGACCAGCCAAGGCATCCAGACctttaggaaattttcgccagtatcattaactaaactcgttaatttttccatctggcatacgtaccaaattctgttccgaatcttggggattgtaggaatttcactttgtttccataatgctgcgatctcgcacctcacagctgtagCAAAATGAGCTATTATTTTGAGGTCTGTTTTTGTGATACTCCGTCTTGCTCTGCCAAGTAAGAAGAGTCCGGGATCGAATGGGATTTCGAGGtccaagatcctctgtagccaatccttGATCTTACTCCACAACGGGACCAgccgggggcaagaccacagcatatgtaacagatcagcggaTTCTCCACATTGTCTACAGCACAATGGGGAGCTTCCATTGACAAATTTAGTCTAAGtggggtaagataccacctcattaggactttatatgcgttctctccCTGAGGAGTTTGCAGACCCCGAGGACTTCAttacaaaatggctgacaagctTCTTCCCCGATAAATCCGAGTCAGATCTGCACCTGGACAGATGCCATAGAGCCCTAAGGTCAAAACCACAGCCTAATGATCCCCCAAGAGACATTATTGTTCGCCTTCACTATTTCAAGATAAAAGAGGCGGTGTGCCAAATCTCCAGAGCAGCGGGTACAGTAGAGTTTGAGGGGATTAAACTCTTAATATTTCAAGATCTGGCCCCTACTACTCTTGCTAAACGGAGGTCCCTACTGCCCATAACCAGGCTGCTGCGAGACAAAGGTGTGCGCTACCGGTGGATTTTTCCCTTTGGTCTCATGGTTCTAAAGAATGGTACAGCCTACACTCTGCGTACCATAGAAGAAAAGGGCCAATTTCTGAAAAAGCTGGGCCTACGAGGAGAATCCACTGATCTGGAGGGAGCTGGGGCGTCCACGTCCTCTCCTGAGCCAGGCAGGAGCAGAGTGACGAATTCAGCGCAAAAATCCCAAGAAAAGACACGTCATTGATACCAATTTTGGATCAATTAAGGCTTAAAAGGGCAATACCGGCAGACTGTCCACTTGTCTGCAAAAAGTTGGAATAAAGTTAGACAATTCAAATTTGCATCCTGacatggtggccatcttggtacacccggcCACAAGTCTAGATACCGGGCAAAGGAGCATGGACACGACACCCAGAGGCAGAAAAGACTGGCTGAGAGCACATAGAGGGTGCAACacaccaccctcccaccccaccttcATCTGAGAGACTGTCAGGAGACGAAGAGACGGAGCAGAGGCCGTAGACCCGCAAGGGCAGCTACCATTACACGTTATTTGTGTCGCCCCCACGCAGACAGGACTAAAAGACACAGTCTCCCCCGGCCAGAGCTGACAATTGGCAGCTGcagttatatgtatatatatgcaataaAACTGTGGgaatggggaaggaagggagatACAAAAGGTCGTTGTGCTATCCCTTATGGATAAAATAATAACATAATGGGGACACATAAAGGGAGCGGGGGATTCTAATGGGGTATAGGATAGTaggtcaggccaggtcaggacAGTCTGCCACATGAGGTATACCTGAGATATCGGCATATATTTTCAtatacatggatatatatatattcgcaaAGTTAGCCAAAATGGTTCCAAGTTGGTTTCAACCACTTCCTGAGTTACTGTTAGTAATGTTATTAATTATCTAAGAGTGTTCTAAGAGTGTTCAATAGCTTTTTTTGATCAAGCAAAGTCGAGGGAGGACGGCTCCCATCCCCGGCCCTCGCTATGTTGCCGGAAGAAAATGTCCTGGGTAGTTGCAGGACATTCAATAAAGTCCTTTGGGATGGAAAGAACGGGACTAACCCGGTTAACCATGCACCAGACATGGATGTGTGGATCATAATATTTAacgatttaaaaggaaatctcactagctgcaaaacaccaattaaagtggcagaaataATTTGATAGATAGTAAATCGATAGTTTCAGTTTTGAAGGTTTAATTAAACGGGTGTTCCCGTTACCGCAACATGTACCATGTACTAGTTATAGGATGACCCAACTTTCTGCTAAATTTGCATTGTTAAATCAGGAACCAAATgcacaattattgtattttttttcaacttaaattttattgacgGGTCACATGTACATCAGACATTGCAAACATTTTTATCCACATCAATATCAGAACAGAGTCCAGCGTCCATGTAGTCTAACTATTCACAAGACAGACTGGGGAGACAGACCGACAGACACCTCTAGTCTAAAAGTTAAGAaaatagggggggtgggggagtatcTTCCGCTGTGAGCTCttacaggggggcgggggggctgggGTCTCCCCGGCCTCGTCCGCGCCCTCCCCGCGGGACTCCTAGTATCTCTGAGTTATCCCatctgtctattttttttttctgtgctgcCTCCCcaagggagaacgcatttctATCATTGCCAAATTGCGGACCTTTCTACCCCCGCTATATCTAACTGGGCCAGCcacggcatccagacttttagatagttTTCGCCTGTGTCATTTGCTAGGAtggtcagcttctccatctgacaTACCTTccagattctgttccgaattaCCGTTATCAATGGAATCgcattttgtttccaacgtgctgtGATCTCCCCCCGCATTGCCGTTGCGAAATGAGTTATCAGTTTATGAGCGTGTTTGGGTAGGCCTTTTAACggtctgttcagaaggaacagccacggatccaaCGAGACCTCTACGTCTAGGATTCTgttcagccaatctttgatgtgTTCCCAGACCCCGActattttggggcaggaccagAGCATGTGCAACACgtctgcttgctgtccacattgtctaggacacaatgGGAAGTAACTaggcagaaatttagctaattttgtgggagtgtagtaccatctcatcataactttatatgcgttctcccgtagggtcgtgcacatggagctctTGGAGACTGCCGCTGCGATTTTCGTCCACTCCTCTAGCTCCAAAACCTCCCCCAAGTCTGACTCCCATCTGGTCATGTAACCTAGTTTTTCCGTCACTGCTGCGCCCAAACCGTTACTTCCTTGTACAACtgcgatatgagtcccttagtggtTGTCCCTgaacgacagagcttttcgaagtttGTTCATTGATTTATCGGTTGATGAGCctggtaaaatgctctgatctggaggtatctaaagaattcagcatttGGGATACTTTTATTGGCTTTCAGAATATCGAATGTTTGTATGcctcttctaccctccagatctgttAATCTATTGAGGTGGTTAGCTTTCCAGATTGCGAAGTTGGTACTGATCAGTCCCGGAGCAAATAAAGGATTATCCCATAGGGGAGTCATACTTGATGTATGGCAGTTTTTACTTGAAAATGTTGTTCTATGCCTGTTTTGTATCAGATATGATGCTTTTAACAGGTCCgaaaaaaagtgctttatttttggcgcTACAACGCTGATTCATTGCACGCTATTACGGCACATTTTTAAGGCCGGTAATATGGCGTTTTTGGATACCGCAGTTTGATGCATCTGGCCCTTTGACTCAAGTCTGGTTTAGTTATATTAAGTTCTAGTTGACCAgtaatggtgtatgcagatctatcactatttgcaatttaacatcagtaataagacaatagagacgtaaaaaccacacaacacacatattcctgattaccttgtgctggcgcgttacttttGCACAGCGTACCCCacttgataccaagctctttccatattcatctccataccagaccaggagctctgtgtgtggggggaggtctgtgcaggttctgtagtagattttcctgtggtactgcaacgccacaaggttctgttcttcctagttt
Proteins encoded in this window:
- the LOC142466807 gene encoding uncharacterized protein LOC142466807 is translated as MEKMRTEQSCNIPINMTENASFNQSRQLINNVTASHSKRYILADATGKDLGESEKSLTWLSDQNAQNRTQTGERNVCEECGKGFSDLSKMNIHKRTHTGERPHVCGECGKGFTAPSNLNTHKKTHTGERRHVCEECGKGFSLLSQLNTHKRTHGERPHVCGECGKGFSDLSSLYTQKRTHTGERPHVCRECGKGFSQLSSLNTHHRTHTGERPYVCGECGKGFSDLSKLNIHQRTHRGETACMWGMWEGI